AAACCGGAGCCTCCGGTGACCAGGATTCTTTTCTCAGGGAAACTCTCAGACCACTCGGACTGTATAGCCATCAGGGGTTTATCCTCGTTATGTCTTGTAGACGAAAAATCCGGGCTGCCCGATCAACTGGTTACATGCAAGATTTCAAACTGTCCGCAATCTCGTGGGCCAGCATCCGCGACAGACTTTCCCCGTAGTGAACGATATCGATGTAGAGGTTCTCTTTGCTACCAGCCTGGATATCCGCGCACCAGAAAAAATGTCCACCCGGCGGATTCAATTTTGTGAGGCGGGACATCATGACATAACCGCTGGCTGTCAGGTCTAGTACCCGCTTGGATGTAGCATCCAAAGGGAACACCCAGTTCCGTTTGTCGTACATGTAGACCGGTATAGGCTGCCAGACGAAGCGGGCTTTCACCCCGTAGCCGCTGGCGACAGCTTCGGTCATTTTTTTGTTTTGAAGATAACGTTGGATGATTTGCCCGCACAGGACACTGTCGGCAGAATGAGAGAAATTTTCCTCAGGAACGGAGGCATTCCGCTGAAAGAGCCTGGAAATCTGTGTAAAAATAATATCCGCCAGCGGAAACATTTCTCTGAAGAAAACAGACTTCGATTTATAATCCGGCTTGAAATGCGCGATGGCCCGCAGGTGGTTTTCCAGGCTTCTGGTATAGTTGGGAACGTCGTCCGGATGGCTGAATTCGTTGAGGCCGTCGATGAACACGGCCATCTGCGGGACTTTGCCCTCGAGGAGCAGCTTTTCGAACAACACCCGCTCCTGTGTAGAATAGTACATCGCCCGCCCGAAATTATAGACCCGCACCGGCTTGCCGGTATCCTGCGCGAGAATTTCCTGAAGGCGGGCGGCTATCGTGCAGGAATCCGCCACCCCGTAGTTGAAAGTGGTCGACCCGCCGAAAAGAAACACATTGCAGGC
This region of bacterium genomic DNA includes:
- a CDS encoding SGNH/GDSL hydrolase family protein, which gives rise to MKNGPLKRLFTLYLWLAAVSFSLALAYFACDRLFIELRNAGDTNPLRRRYGDMIYSLYPGMERSQVDKLLRESWMRNLEYEPFTQYREARFKGEYVNVDEHGFRSNGEDSTWPPDSGACNVFLFGGSTTFNYGVADSCTIAARLQEILAQDTGKPVRVYNFGRAMYYSTQERVLFEKLLLEGKVPQMAVFIDGLNEFSHPDDVPNYTRSLENHLRAIAHFKPDYKSKSVFFREMFPLADIIFTQISRLFQRNASVPEENFSHSADSVLCGQIIQRYLQNKKMTEAVASGYGVKARFVWQPIPVYMYDKRNWVFPLDATSKRVLDLTASGYVMMSRLTKLNPPGGHFFWCADIQAGSKENLYIDIVHYGESLSRMLAHEIADSLKSCM